The Syntrophorhabdaceae bacterium genomic interval TGTGCAAACTCGTGCGCCATGACACCTGCAAGCTCTTCCTCCCTGTCACACTCTCCTATGAGCCCTGTAGTGATAAAGACATAACCACCCACCGTTGCAAAGGCATCAACCGTACCTGACTCAATGATCGTCAGCACCACAGGGAAAGGCAGACCAGCAACATCTTCCAGCCGGCTTTTTATTTCCTGGACATAGATGGATACGTAGGGGTCGTTGTTAATCGTTGCGGACCGCGATATCTCCGCAAAGACCTCTTTACCGTACTTCTTTTCCTCGCTTATTGTTAATCCGTATGCTGAGTGAGCCAGAAGGGTAAAAGAAAGAAGGAATGGTATGAAAAATAGGCGTCTAAGATTCATGGGCCTTACTTGACAGGTTTTTTCGTGCCCTTTTTGACAATTTTATATCTCTTTTTTGTTGCGGTCTTTTTTGTTGCGGTCTTTTTCTTATTTTTCGGTTTGTATGATGAGAGCGACACAGAACAGGCCCTTGCTGAACGCAGCTCTTCATCAGAGGGCAACCGGTCATAGAGGTTGCCCAGTATCAGCACCGCATCGCCCCAAAGATCACGGCTGTTGAGAAGCGACAGGATGTAGGTCTTGCCGTCTCTTTCAAAGGCGCCTACGTAGCAGTGTTTCGATCTCCTGGTAAACCCTGTCTTCCCTCCAATTGCCGGTTCGAAACAGAAAAGAAACCTGTTGTGGTTCTTGAACCGGACATTCCTCCGGCTGTCATGAAAGAAAAAATACTTCTTTGCGATCAGTTCTCTGAATATATCGTTCGATAAGGCATTCTTGAAGATCAACGCCAGATCATAGCTGGTGGTGTACTGACCATGGACATAGAGGCCGGAGGCATTCTTAAAATGGGTGTCAAGTGCGCCCATCTCGTTCGCCCTGTCATTCATCATGCGCGCAAAGTCCTCTTCACTGCCGCCGATATATTTTGCAAGGGCGTAGGCAGCGTCATTTGCAGACTCTACCATTGCGCCGGTCATCAGATCGATAGCCCTGTATTGTTTTCCGGGTACGAGATCCATCTTCGAAGCCGGGAGGCTGGCTGTCTTTTTATCCGGTATGATCGTCTCCTCTGTGTTGATCTTTTCTATTGCCAGGAGTGTTGTCATCACCTTTGTCGTGCTGGCAGGGGCCAATCTCGTGTGGTAGTTCCTGCCCGCAATGATGTCGAAGGATTCTTTTTCAACAAGAATGTACGAGCTCGCTGTAATGGTTTCACCTGCAAAGAGAAATGACGGCAGGAGCAAAAAAAGGATGAGAAAAAAGTGTATCACTATCTACTCTTATATATTATTTTTCCAAACTTGACAAGAGATTTTAATGCAAAGCAGAGATAGTGTTATAAATTCCTCTATGTTTCACGGATAACAAACCGTATTTATTAAAAAATATTTATCGACCTCTCACGTCTGCCACCTGACGGATATAGCGCTCTCCGCTCTTTGCTCTTTGCTCTCCGCTATGAACTGCCAATGATGGACTGCCTTTATAAAGGTTGACATTTTGTCTTCTTACCATTAATATAGATACATAATATGTTTGAAGATGCAGTAGTAAGACGTTACAGTTTTATTGTTCTCCT includes:
- a CDS encoding serine hydrolase; protein product: MIHFFLILFLLLPSFLFAGETITASSYILVEKESFDIIAGRNYHTRLAPASTTKVMTTLLAIEKINTEETIIPDKKTASLPASKMDLVPGKQYRAIDLMTGAMVESANDAAYALAKYIGGSEEDFARMMNDRANEMGALDTHFKNASGLYVHGQYTTSYDLALIFKNALSNDIFRELIAKKYFFFHDSRRNVRFKNHNRFLFCFEPAIGGKTGFTRRSKHCYVGAFERDGKTYILSLLNSRDLWGDAVLILGNLYDRLPSDEELRSARACSVSLSSYKPKNKKKTATKKTATKKRYKIVKKGTKKPVK
- a CDS encoding M48 family metalloprotease, which codes for MNLRRLFFIPFLLSFTLLAHSAYGLTISEEKKYGKEVFAEISRSATINNDPYVSIYVQEIKSRLEDVAGLPFPVVLTIIESGTVDAFATVGGYVFITTGLIGECDREEELAGVMAHEFA